In Sander vitreus isolate 19-12246 chromosome 7, sanVit1, whole genome shotgun sequence, a genomic segment contains:
- the usp19 gene encoding ubiquitin carboxyl-terminal hydrolase 19 isoform X5, with the protein MASSGGSGVAGNETVGRRGGAQHRGGSGRDNSSDLSSSTSKKKQKDRANQESREAKRATAAAAAAAAAAAAVDGVIAEVKKDVFVDWKQNVNEVTVRLRCGEGVQRVEDINTTFTDTHCNVCFPDGRQWSCQLQEEIEASCSRVQYKEKGGFLHVIMHKKIPFHIWPSLKSNKKEKEAVPAETKKDKELEVKPVALAPLEKPKLSSSQPKLQPQPPSSPAHSESRRSGGKAERGVKRGIKNKPACDKATTDSVGVKAGDGPTTTSKPVAATQGEPQEPSAKRTVVQLPKTTKEAPSPANRDAQSAESRVSNGKAPHTHLPAGRSPQTQHRDVDNTAERLGNGQEQKPGVPVAAGSHTNKTQVAEKQNQSSDRSGATAHGSDSQPAAPVSTTDCLEPVGFNNDVDSASLETLGDRTDSEPEKNPLEQESEQNTLIRQQLESKEAGSISAVGVAGKQSQSPGLAQRQVSCDEEEKQDQSKEEPPLEMKQQEVPEPMVNLQFVKNDSYEKGTDLMVVNVYTKGICRDTARVIFREQDFTLIFQTSDTNFLRLHSDCGPNTVFKWQVKLRNLIQPEQCSYSFTPSRLDITLKKRHSQRWGGLEAPATQELVSHDLHFREPRLRNLHLEIDCVGADRDLMVHPGAVGGAKVAVPSSPSCIEKSQPGSSQHSLPAKEEPPRVGEEKPKPPKASSRVEDGGLDNVASRTVSEPTVSTPKPTCMVQPMTHAPPASNERHEEEEEKKVCLPGFTGLVNLGNTCFMNSVIQSLSNTRELRDYFHDRAFEAEINHNNPLGTGGRLAMGFAALLRTLWKGTDHSFQPSKLKAIVASKASQFTGYAQHDAQEFMAFLLDGLHEDLNRIQNKPYTETVDSDGRLDEVVAEEAWQRHKMRNDSFIVDLFQGQFKSKLVCPTCSKVSITFDPFLYLPVPLPQKQKVLSVFYFAKEPHKKPIKFLVSVSKENSSTAEVLESISRSVRVKPENLRLAEVGKNRFQRMFSPSHSLDMVSSSDMLFCFEVLSKEMAKERVVLLRVQQRLQVPNIPISKCAACLKPPVSEEDKLKRCTRCYRVGYCNQVCQRTHWPNHKGLCRPNTENVGLPFLVSVPESRLSSARLTQLLEGYSRFSINVFQPPFQSGRTSPETSQCRVDPAPMPAGSPKGLGTGDEAMGDSSTVGAGDLELESHSLLPESHVENPQASALQSGDSDSLSSSHTSLSTTRTSDSGFSEPISSTSCCSLDPHAEKETSCEKAVRPEAAVTGYQHPSESASGHASQFYIALLDSNNKEQKLDEKEDLLADLPEDATLELVWKNNERLKEYVLVSSKELEYEEDPGSLSETARAGHFTLEQCLNLFTKPEVLAPEEAWYCPKCQQHREASKQLLLWRLPNVLIIQLKRFSFRSFIWRDKINDMVDFPVRNLDLSKFCIGQKDEMQQPPIYDLYAVINHYGGMIGGHYTAYARLPSDKNSQRSDVGWRLFDDSTVTMVEESQVVTRYAYVLFYRRRNSPVERPPRFLRPVGAESPSATGATASQASSQSLFGTDLDPEGPPTLTPEVPSDLFANSGECAAPSYSNMEEVD; encoded by the exons atgtgtttgtggACTGGAAGCAGAATGTCAATGAAGTGACTGTCAGACTGCGCTGTGGGGAGGGGGTGCAGAGGGTAGAGGATATCAACACAACCTTTACTGATACACACTGCAATGTGTGCTTTCCAG aTGGACGGCAGTGGAGCTGCCAGTTGCAGGAGGAAATTGAGGCCTCGTGTAGCAGAGTCCAGTACAAGGAGAAGGgaggtttcctgcatgtcatcatGCACAAGAAGATCCCCTTTCACATCTGGCCTTCGCTTAAG TCAAacaagaaggagaaggaggcaGTACCTGCAGAGACCAAAAAGGACAAGGAGCTTGAGGTGAAACCTGTTGCCTTGGCGCCATTAGAGAAACCCAAACTGTCGTCCTCGCAGCCAAAACTGCAGCCCCAGCCTCCCTCCTCGCCTGCGCACAGCGAGTCAAGGCGCAGCGGTGGCAAAGCTGAGCGGGGCGTCAAGCGCGGcataaaaaacaaaccagcatgtGACAAGGCCACTACGGACTCTGTGGGGGTGAAAGCTGGAGATGGCCCGACCACCACCAGCAAGCCTGTTGCAGCCACACAAGGCGAGCCTCAGGAACCCAGTGCCAAGCGCACCGTTGTACAGCTGCCCAAGACCACCAAGGAGGCTCCGTCACCGGCCAACAGGGACGCACAATCTGCCGAGTCTAGAGTATCCAATGGTaaagctccacacacacacctgcccgCTGGTCGGAGCCCACAGACGCAACACAGAGACGTCGACAACACAGCAGAGAGACTAGGCAATGGCCAGGAACAAAAACCAGGAGTGCCTGTTGCTGCTGGCAGCCATACCAACAAAACTCAG GTGGCGGAGAAGCAAAACCAGTCTTCAGACAGGTCTGGAGCAACAGCACATGGCAGTGATAGCCAACCAGCAGCTCCCGTCAGCACCACTGACTGCCTCGAACCTGTCGGCTTTAACAACGATGTGGACTCTGCCTCTCTAGAAACGCTGGGGGATAGAACTGACTCTGAGCCAGAGAAAAATCCTCTTGAACAGGAATCGGAGCAAAATACTCTGATCCGCCAGCAGCTTGAATCAAAAGAGGCAGGTTCGATATCGGCCGTTGGCGTGGCTGGCAAACAAAGCCAGTCCCCCGGTCTAGCTCAGAGGCAGGTCAGCTGTGACGAGGAGGAGAAGCAGGACCAGTCGAAGGAGGAGCCTCCTCTGGAAATGAAACAACAGGAAG TCCCAGAGCCGATGGTTAACCTGCAATTTGTGAAGAATGATTCGTACGAGAAGGGCACGGACCTGATGGTGGTTAATGTTTACACGAAGGGGATCTGCAGGGACACGGCCAGGGTCATCTTCAGGGAGCAGGACTTCACCCTCATCTTCCAGACAAG TGATACTAACTTTCTGCGGCTTCATTCAGACTGTGGTCCAAACACAGTCTTCAAGTGGCAAGTCAAACTCAG GAATTTGATCCAGCCTGAGCAGTGCAGCTACTCCTTCACCCCGTCCCGACTGGACATCACCCTGAAGAAAAGGCACAGCCAGCGCTGGGGGGGCCTGGAGGCCCCCGCCACACAAG AGCTGGTGTCACACGATCTACACTTCAGAGAGCCGCGGTTGCGCAACCTCCACTTAGAAATCGATTGTGTGGGAGCCGACAGGGACCTCATGGTGCATCCAG GTGCAGTGGGTGGCGCCAAGGTTGCTGTACCCTCCAGCCCTTCGTGCATTGAGAAGAGCCAGCCAGGCAGCAGCCAGCACAGCCTCCCAGCGAAGGAGGAGCCTCCAAGGGTCGGGGAGGAGAAGCCTAAGCCCCCCAAGGCCTCATCTAGAGTGGAGGATGGCGGTCTAGATAATGTTGCATCTCGCACGGTCTCTGAGCCCACTGTTTCCACg CCTAAGCCTACCTGCATGGTGCAGCCCATGACCCATGCACCTCCTGCCAGCAATGAGCGccatgaagaagaggaggagaagaaggtgTGCCTGCCTGGTTTTACAGGATTGGTCAACCTCGGCAACACCTGCTTCATGAACAGTGTCATCCAATCCCTGTCCAACACCAGAGAACTCAGGGATTACTTCCATG ATCGAGCATTTGAGGCAGAAATCAACCACAACAATCCTCTTGGAACAGGAGGCAGGCTAGCCATGGGCTTTGCAGCGCTGCTCAGGACCCTTTGGAAAGGAACAGACCACTCCTTCCAACCCTCAAAACTCAAG GCAATTGTGGCCAGTAAAGCCAGTCAGTTTACAGGTTACGCCCAGCACGATGCCCAGGAATTCATGGCTTTTTTGCTGGACGGGCTCCACGAGGACTTGAACCGCATCCAGAATAAACCTTACACAGAGACGGTCGACTCTGACGGACGGCTGGATGAG GTGGTGGCTGAGGAGGCATGGCAGAGGCACAAGATGAGAAATGATTCCTTTATAGTGGACCTCTTCCAAGGCCAGTTTAAATCTAAGCTCGTCTGCCCCACATGCTCCAAG GTTTCCATCACCTTTGACCCTTTCCTCTACCTGCCCGTGCCCTTGCCCCAGAAACAAAAGGTGCTCTCAGTTTTCTACTTTGCCAAGGAACCTCATAAAAAACCCATCAAG TTTTTAGTGAGTGTGAGCAAGGAGAACTCCAGCACCGCTGAAGTCCTCGAATCCATCTCCAGGAGTGTCAGGGTCAAACCAGAGAACCTCAGACTGGCAGAG gTGGGGAAGAACCGCTTTCAGCGCATGTTCTCGCCGTCCCATTCCCTGGACATGGTGTCCTCCTCTGACATGTTGTTCTGCTTTGAGGTGCTTTCCAAAGAGATGGCCAAAGAGAGAGTGGTATTGCTTCGAGTGCAGCAG AGACTCCAGGTCCCTAATATCCCCATCTCAAAGTGTGCTGCCTGCCTGAAGCCTCCAGTGTCTGAGGAAGACAAGCTGAAGCGGTGCACACGCTGCTATCGTGTGGGCTACTGCAATCA AGTGTGTCAGAGGACCCACTGGCCCAATCACAAGGGTCTGTGTCGACCCAACACTGAGAACGTGGGCCTGCCCTTCCTGGTCAGCGTGCCGGAGTCCCGGCTCTCCTCTGCTCGTCTCACCCAGCTACTAGAGGGTTACTCCAG GTTTTCCATCAACGTGTTTCAGCCTCCTTTCCAGTCAGGTAGGACATCCCCTGAAACATCCCAGTGCCGGGTTGACCCCGCCCCAATGCCAGCAGGCTCTCCTAAGGGTCTTGGGACAGGGGACGAGGCCATGGGTGATAGCAGTACTGTAGGAGCAGGTGATCTGGAGCTGGAGAGTCACTCTCTGCTGCCTGAGTCCCATGTGGAGAATCCTCAGGCCTCAGCCCTCCAGTCTGGGGACTCAgattccctctcctcctcccacaCCTCACTCTCCACCACGCGGACTTCAGATTCAGGATTTTCTGAGCCAATCTCCTCCACGTCCTGCTGCTCTCTGGACCCTCATGCTGAAAAAGAGACGTCCTGTGAGAAGGCAGTGCGGCCAGAAG CTGCAGTAACAGGGTATCAGCATCCAAGTGAATCAGCATCAGGCCATGCCAGTCAGTTCTACATAGCTCTGCTGGACTCTAACAACAAGGAACAGAAGCTGGATGAGAAAG AGGACCTTCTGGCAGACCTCCCTGAAGACGCGACCCTGGAGCTGGTGTGGAAAAACAACGAGCGTCTGAAGGAGTATGTCCTGGTGAGCTCTAAGGAGCTGGAGTACGAGGAGGACCCCGGCTCTCTGAGTGAGACAGCCAGAGCGGGACACTTCACCCTGGAGCAGTGCCTTAACCTCTTCACAAAGCCAGAGGTGCTGGCACCAGAGGAGGCATG GTACTGTCCAAAGTGCCAGCAGCACCGAGAGGCCTCCAAGCAACTGCTGCTGTGGCGTCTGCCCAACGTTTTGATCATCCAGCTCAAACGCTTCTCATTCAGGAGCTTTATCTGGAGGGATAAGATCAACGACATGGTTGACTTTCCTGTCAG AAATCTGGATCTAAGTAAGTTCTGTATTGGCCAGAAGGATGAGATGCAACAACCCCCTATCTACGACTTATATGCAGTCATCAACCACTATGGAGGAATGATAGGAGGCCACTACACGGCGTACGCTCGCCTGCCGAGTGACAAGAACAGCCAGCGCAGTGATGTTG GCTGGCGTCTGTTTGATGACAGTACCGTGACAATGGTGGAGGAGAGTCAGGTGGTGACACGCTACGCCTACGTCCTGTTCTACCGACGACGGAACTCACCCGTGGAGAGGCCGCCACGCTTCCTCAGGCCTGTAGGAGCCGAGTCGCCCTCTGCCACAGGAGCTACTGCAAGCCAG